DNA from Hippoglossus hippoglossus isolate fHipHip1 chromosome 13, fHipHip1.pri, whole genome shotgun sequence:
ACTGTAACTGCTTGATTGTCTATCGTGCCAGTTGGAGTTCTCACTCagttttttaacctttaactgCCTGCCCGGTTTTGACTTTTTGCTTGATTTTTGGACTTCACCTCGGGCTTGCTGCATTTTGCTTTGTGTCCCCGCCTGCTGACTTCACTCTTTGCCCTTCACTGTACCTGCCCTTGCTTGCATTGCTGTCAAATAAAGGGGAAGCGTTTGAATTTGACTTATCAGTGTCTCATTGTTGTGCATGAGCTCAGTTCATATGGACATCAGACAATGTACTCCAGGGGTGGACATCATAAATCTGGCCTAAATATCCAGAGAAGGTCCTTTTTCATCATGACAATGAATTTGGatgaaaaaatgtaaactaTATATAACAAGAAATATATACGATGATATGAGgtaaagaaatatatgaatGGATTTAACATATTAACAAAAGCTCCTGGTGAGTTGGTCTAAACAGTGGGAATCCCTGAGCAACTGTGTGAGTGCTGTTGTACATGTTGCTGAATGTGACGCTTCCTGTTCCTTACAGTACGGTACAGTGAGGGATGCGCGTTGCATTGTGGGGATACAAACACAGCGCAGAGAGAACAGCGGGGAGCACAAAGGATTAAACCAGCACCTCGGAAACTTTCAACACCGGCGGGTTGTGATGTGAATTCACGTCGGCGTCATTCGGACCGTGAGGTTTGGCGGGTGGCAGGCTGACAGCTGCCCGAGAGGCAGTGCAGGGACTGAGGGTGAGcggtgtgcagcagcagcagcgcgcACCGCGGGCtccgaccgaccgaccgaccgcCGCTGCTTTTGTCAGCCGAGCCGTTTGCATCCCGAGGCCCAGCCGCTATCGCAGGCCGCCCCCCACCAGGTAAACTCTTTCCCCCCACCGTCGGCGGGATTACGATAACCCCGCAGTCCACGCGTGTGTCGGGCCGCGTCGTTGTCCAAGTGTCGACACAAGAAAACGGAACCATCAGATAGCTCCGCGGTGCGCTGGCTAGCGCTAGCCTGGTGGCTATCAGTAGCTAATGAGAGCAGGGTTATCCGCGGTCAAACCGGGGATGTGGCTAAACCGACTTCAAAATAAATGGGGTAAATTGAATTTCTTATTTTTGCCACTtggtcattttgtgtttgtgaactgttagtgtttttaaatgctgtATTTATGCACCAATATAACAAAGTGGAAAAATCTAGAACATAACATAGCACACGAATAGTTTTATTTGTAAGAAGAGGACAATGGGTCTACAAATAAGTGGTGAAAACATGATTATTATCGACTTTTGTATTACTACCACATGGTTGGTAACGATTACACCTTAATTTGTGGAGtcataaaaatgtgtgttaTAGTGTAAATCTATAATGTCTAAAATCATTGTTAAATTGTATACTAAGCTTAAAGGGTCGCAATAggcgtgttttattttgacagtgaaAAACggatgtgcttttgttttgaccTACTAACTTGACTCTGTTAGCTGGTGTCTGCTAAGCTGTGATTGTTGCTGGAAACAGGAGTTTGATCGGGAGTTCGATCGCCTGACACTTTGTCCATGtgcctgtgcacacacacacataaacacaggctTTTCGTGTCTGTGAGCTCTTTGACTATCAGACCACCAACACATGTTTCTGTCAAACGCCTGTGGTCACTTGCTTATCCGTGATGTAAACAGAGTGAAAGTCTCTGGAGTCTGGGGGCTTTATTGAGGGTTTCCGTTAGTTTTGTCGgagtctgcccccccccccccgaacttGATCCCAGGTACCAGAAGGGAGGGGCTCACTTAGGTTGATCACCATGGTCACCTTAGCGGCTCGGCACGGGTTAGGCCAGGTTAacataaaaggaaaatgtcaataGCTGTGACTGCTGATCAATATGGTCACCGAAAAGATTGAGCTATCATTTTCTACAAAGGGTTTATTTTAAAGTGACCATTAATAATAGCAATGGCAGTTTTTACACATCAGTccagatgttttttctgttctctGGCTTTTTAAAATCCCATCAAAGTGTCAAAATACAGATTGTTGCTGCATTTTCATTGTGCGAAGAAGCATGAATTTGACTGAACGGCTTTTCTTTTCGTCTCTCTTTTGGCAGCATAAAGATAACCTGTAGCTTTTTTGTGCACATCATATTCATATTAGTTTGTTTCATcaccagacaaaaaaaatactcacTATCCTGAAGTTATTTGAATCCCCTGGACTTTCAACAACCAATGTTGGGCTCAGTCAAGCCAGGTAACCCCAACATAAGCAAATGAAAGTGTCCTTTCTACAGGGTACAGACCCCAGCTATATGATACTGGTTATCCAGAATTGTCAATGATGGGCCAATTACACCCAGATAACCTTAAGAGCCAAACCAAATGATACAAGCTCCTGGGGAGGCATATTCTTCAACCTGAGCTGAGCAACCTACTGTGATGTGTAAATACTTTAGTCAATGAGGCACCTTTGCAAGTTGGCTATGTCTGGAAATTACAACTCTAGAGATCACATAGAGGGACAGAATAAAAAGACTCATTTATCTGAGCCCTCAGTTTGAATTTGGTGAAGAGATTTGTTAAGATAAGAAGCTGTAGCAGTCTGTCCCTACTTAGAAGCGAACACTAGCGAGCCAGCTGCCTGCAGATGTCTGGCTTATGTTCCTTCAATACAAACAGTGTAGTTTGTGCTCAACCCTAACCCAGTGGAGTTGTTGTACTCAGTTGAAACACCAGCTGGCATTTTTTTGTAAGTGGTGCAGATCTTAACTGGTTTGTTCACAGAGACCTGACAGTGTAAAGTCTTATTCTTTTTGCATTTACCGagtaaaataaatctgtatcCCTGCAGCAGAAGTTACCACGGTGATCTACCTTAGTCAAAAGTGAGCCAGCTACATGATCCCACAAACCAGAGATAAGCCCAAAGATAGCTGATAGCtcacttttctcactttgtGGTACaggctccagctccatcaccatcatcatatttttttaggattttagtttttagtgtTATTGTTGACTCTTAGTCACATATCCATTGATCAATCACTTGATCTGCGAGTGTATAAATTGGCCCAGTGATGTCTTCTAAtaccttgtttttattctgacaccaagaagaaagaaaagtgctTAGTGTTCAGtgaagtgaaacagaaacactctGCAAAGAAGTTGAGAAGCTGCCGCGGATTAATTTGTCACCACAATATTCATTGTGATGGTTTTGTGGTCATTAAATTGTAGCTTTATAGTGAAGCAAGTAGGGTACTAATGTAATCAGTCATGTATATTGGAGTCACTACATGGACTCTCAAGATGTAACATTGGCGTCAACCTTTGTATAAGttaagcctaaccctaaccctttttcacagcagaattGAAGACTTCTTGCAGATGCAATTTTTAAGATAGTTTTACTTAAAATATACAACTTCTTTCTCAGGTGCATGTACTTGAAAGGACATCCAGTTCTGTCATGAATAACTTAATAGAGctcatgtatataaataaatctccTTCAGGACACATTACAGCCATATGAAAACCGCACAGTGAAATCAAAGCTCTTTTCTATCACCCCAGTTTGCTGGTTCAGACTAGGCACTCTCTTGTTGCACCACCACGGCCCAGGTCTATAATTCACCTTGCTTTCACTGGGCCAGCGTAGCCCAAGAGTATTTtcttttggtgtgtgtgtgtgtgtgtgtgtgtgtgtgtgtgtgtgtgtgtgtgaaggggagTGCGCTCTCCCTGCGAGAGCCCCTTCACATGAGCTTTTGTTTGATGGAAAATCTCATGCCTCAAAGAATCCACATGTCTCTCAGACAGCTGCTGAGCATCCTGTAGTGCACTGGCCTCCACATGGGTCTGGCTCGCATCGCTGCGCATCTGCTTTGATTGTTGTTACATAACTTGGCATTTTGTCCTCCATGCCCCCCCTTTACCTTTCCTTCCCCTCAGAGAACACCAtagtatttctctctctgtgtgcccACTGCCTTCCACAGTGAATTTGACTGGTATCATCCTTACTTTACCATAGAGCTGGTGTTTTTTAGAGTGCTACTTGAaatcttatttttctctttgtgctttATTTCTAATGGAGTGGGTTATGAGAGTCCTTTGTGACTTCACACTTGTTTCTCTAATGCTAGGCCTGGACTGTGTTAAGTTAAGTAACCATTTGAAATATTGGCATGGCTATATACAGTGAAGTACGTGACAGGAAACATTAACAAAGCTtaacaaaaatatttgtattatattctTATATTTTCTTACTAGTTCATATGGTTTAAATTTTGCAAACTGAACAgaatttttgttttgcttctcaTCTGCAGGACGCACTTCCTGTGCAGAGTCAGGAAGTGACTCCAACATGGGGGTCAAAACCTTCACTCACAGCTCGACCTCCCACAGCCAGGAGATGCTGGAGAAGCTGAACGCTTTACGCAACGAGGGTCACCTATGTGATGTCACCATCCGCGTCCAAGACAAGCTCTTCCTGGCCCACAAAGTGGTCCTCGCCTGCTGCAGCGAATTCTTCCGCTCCAAACTGGTGGGCcgaccagaggaggaggaaaagtttgTGTTGGACCTTCATCATGTGACTGTTAGTGGCTTCGCTCCTCTGTTGGAATATGCGTACACGTCGACACTCTCCATCAGCACCGAGAATATCATCGATGTCCTGGCGGCTGCAAGTTATATGCAGATGTTTGCTGTGGCGAGCACATGTTCAGAGTTCATGAAGTCAAGTATTCTGTGGAGCCCaggtaacaacaacaacaacaacaacaacaacatggcaGCAGAAAAACCACATGAATCAGCACAAGAGAGTGCCTCATCAAACTGTGCCCTGACGCCATTGGACGGcagtgtttcacctgtgtcgtCGGACTGTAGCGTGATGGAGAGAAATGTGCCAATATGCCGCGAATCGCGACGGAAGCGCAAGAGCTTTGTAACAATGGCGTCACCTGAGAGTCCTCTTAAATGCACTACACAGATTGTCACCACCTCCCCTCAGATCCCCAACCCATCCCCCTCGTTCTCAGACAGCACAGCCCAGCCTGTGGAATCCTCCCTGGCCTTTCCATGGACTTTCCCATTCGGCATCGACCGAAGGTTCCACTCGGACAAATCAAAGCTCCCGGAAAGCCCTCGTTGTTTAGAGCAGGGCGCTCCAGGGACCTCAGAGGTCGTGGTTGGCCGGCGGCTCAGTGACTACCTGTCGTGTGAGAGCTCCAAGGCAGTGTCGTCGCCAGTGCcagcagaagaggaagatgtgagGGTGAAGGTGGAGCGTCTCAGCGATGAGGAGGTCCAAGAGGCGTCCTCTCAACCAGTCAGTGCCTCCCAGAGTTCGCTGAGTGACCAGCAGACGGTGCCAGGGAGTGAACAGGTCCAGGAGGAGCTCCTCATCAGTCCACAGTCTTCCTCTATAGGTGGGCTGTTCTCCCTAATTCACTCATCCACAGCATTTAGAATTATTTCTGCATGTTTAATGTTGCCTTTCTAGAGTAAATGCTTCACTATCAGTCGAGAGTTACATGGTTAAATatagacagaaaaacaacatatccGTGTTGCTGTATCTATCACTATTACAATAGAATCTGTGTCCTGACCCAGTTACCACAGCGTCGCTTTGTAACCAAACCTTCCCCAGTGGGTTTTTGTGTTGGTGTTAGTGGAACATTTTTTAGTCCGGGGGCGCGAAAGCAGTTGGAAAATGGAAACAGTGATCACTCAACTGTTAAATAGAACAGATTTGTATCCAGCTGCATCAATGCTAAAATAAGGGATCAGCCTTAAAGGACCTACAGTAATAGACCAACCTCATACAAGATGACATGCTTTCCTTAGTCGGAAATTCAGTAGACAGCTACCATATGAATAATTTTGATTTGTCTCTTCAGGGTCGATGGATGAGGGAGTGTCTGAGGGATTGCCGTCAATGCAGAGCACGTCTAACGCTGGAGGACATGCGGAAGATGATGAAAGGTATCATGATTTGTTACAACTTGAAGTAAGACGCAAGTCACAGGCAGCAAAGAATATATAGACAAATAACTGGCTGTCTGAGCCACACCTGTGTAGGTAATAAATCTAAATGACAAAGACATGACACACGATAATATGAAGACTTTCAATGTGAAGGCCTCTAACTGGAAATGCATAAATGACTCATGTCACATCTCAGCATTGTCCAAAAACATCCCATTACTAGTTTCTTTAAATTACCAGTTCCTTGACATGGACTGTAGTGGGCCATTTGTATTTCTAAACTATCAAGATATTTTTTATGTGAAGAGACAAAGATAGTTCTTTTTGTTAACTTGTCAAAATGGATGTAATTTAAGTATTTGTATAGGAACAGGTTTTTTCACTATTGGAGCACTTACGAGGTTTATTATCATTTTGATGTTGACTGTGTTTCAGGTTGGATGGTATTCAGTATCCATACCACCTCTATATCAGCCCTTCAGCGCGACCAGGCACCAATGGCCCTGATCGGCCCTTTCAGTGTCCAACCTGCGGAGTCCGATTCACACGTATTCAAAATCTGAAGCAGCACATGCTCATACACTCCGGTAGGTGAAATGAGGAGATTAAGATTAACAGAGATCAAGAACAGGTAACAGAGACCTGATCAGCTCATTGCTGTGTACCTCCACAACCTCAGATATTTTTTTGCAGTCACATTATTTTGTCATCAATGAAGACAATGCATCAGATTTTGTGCAGCTCTCTTTGGAGCCACAACAAGattacacacatgcagcagtgcTGCCCAACACCTGTAAACTAGGGCTGGGCTGAATATGACCAAAAATGTCgtcacaataaaaaaagttcAAATCAGTCGATAATCGATAGTGATATTTGTCATTATAAATGTTTGTACTTATTCAGACAAGTTTGTAAAGGTTTCATTTCgatgttaattgttttttagtttttctctaaaacaaaatccaaattACATCCATTGTGATTCAGTCGTCTAAAAATACCGTGTTCACCATATGCAGATTACAATGTTGGCACTATGTTGGCGCTAATATGACAGCACTGTTGGATTTATTCTCACATTACCAACATTTGATTTACATCAGACGTTAAGTAAGATTGTAAAAAGGTGCCATAAATAGCATATGCAGCCTGGGAGAGAGATCAAAACCTGCTCAGGTCAGAGTAGttcctttttaaaacatttttagatttGTACTTTTATACTATAGAGTTATACTTTCTTAACCTGTGGAAAGTGCAGTAACAATTGAGTTTGGTTTTAGAGATAACCAAACTTTATTATCAAAAGCCAAAGGCATCATATTCTCAGCCTTCAGTCATCACCCTGCAATGGCATCAATTTCCAATTGATATGGTGAAAGTCCAGTGTGATTTACATTGTAGATAATTCATAAGCAGCATTTCATTTGGAATCAGTTGGAGTTATACCTATAtatgaaatgtatgaaatgaaCAATTTGATGACTCAGTAAAAGAGTGACAGAGCAGGTAAATTCTATATGATAGGAAACTTACTTTCCTTTTATCATGTTTGAGACGTCTACTAACTTAGAACATAGTTTAATAAGACTTCTGAAGTGCAAACATGTTCATAAAGGGACAGGCAGTTTTAAGGGCACATCACAGTGACACATTAGCCATGAAATATGTAGAAATCTCCgcaaacatttaaagatgatgaagatgtgtGAGTTTCATCACTGTGGTATGTAGAGGCAAATAGGCATTTATCATAGAGTTGAGTGTTTACTCCTTAACACTTAATGATATTTAGGAGCTGAAGTATTAATTGACATTCAAATAACTAA
Protein-coding regions in this window:
- the zbtb44 gene encoding zinc finger and BTB domain-containing protein 44 isoform X3, which produces MRAGLSAVKPGMWLNRLQNKWGRTSCAESGSDSNMGVKTFTHSSTSHSQEMLEKLNALRNEGHLCDVTIRVQDKLFLAHKVVLACCSEFFRSKLVGRPEEEEKFVLDLHHVTVSGFAPLLEYAYTSTLSISTENIIDVLAAASYMQMFAVASTCSEFMKSSILWSPGNNNNNNNNNMAAEKPHESAQESASSNCALTPLDGSVSPVSSDCSVMERNVPICRESRRKRKSFVTMASPESPLKCTTQIVTTSPQIPNPSPSFSDSTAQPVESSLAFPWTFPFGIDRRFHSDKSKLPESPRCLEQGAPGTSEVVVGRRLSDYLSCESSKAVSSPVPAEEEDVRVKVERLSDEEVQEASSQPVSASQSSLSDQQTVPGSEQVQEELLISPQSSSIGSMDEGVSEGLPSMQSTSNAGGHAEDDERLDGIQYPYHLYISPSARPGTNGPDRPFQCPTCGVRFTRIQNLKQHMLIHSGIKPFQCDRCGKKFTRAYSLKMHRLKHEVISSCPTT
- the zbtb44 gene encoding zinc finger and BTB domain-containing protein 44 isoform X1 — its product is MRAGLSAVKPGMWLNRLQNKWGRTSCAESGSDSNMGVKTFTHSSTSHSQEMLEKLNALRNEGHLCDVTIRVQDKLFLAHKVVLACCSEFFRSKLVGRPEEEEKFVLDLHHVTVSGFAPLLEYAYTSTLSISTENIIDVLAAASYMQMFAVASTCSEFMKSSILWSPGNNNNNNNNNMAAEKPHESAQESASSNCALTPLDGSVSPVSSDCSVMERNVPICRESRRKRKSFVTMASPESPLKCTTQIVTTSPQIPNPSPSFSDSTAQPVESSLAFPWTFPFGIDRRFHSDKSKLPESPRCLEQGAPGTSEVVVGRRLSDYLSCESSKAVSSPVPAEEEDVRVKVERLSDEEVQEASSQPVSASQSSLSDQQTVPGSEQVQEELLISPQSSSIGSMDEGVSEGLPSMQSTSNAGGHAEDDERLDGIQYPYHLYISPSARPGTNGPDRPFQCPTCGVRFTRIQNLKQHMLIHSGIKPFQCDRCGKKFTRAYSLKMHRLKHEGKRCFRCQICSATFTSFGEYKHHMRVSRHIIRKPRIYECKTCGAMFTNSGNLIVHLRSLNHEASELANYFQSSDFLVPDYLSQVQEEEEVLGVQYELEESQHHPVYPGSTSATSSSSSVQMPVISQVSSSTQNCESSSGFLSPEPLDPMEAQASLKMDADETAAMTEETKMDNSLGGSSPEVFEEVQQQHAQAKEMVSITIE
- the zbtb44 gene encoding zinc finger and BTB domain-containing protein 44 isoform X2, whose amino-acid sequence is MGVKTFTHSSTSHSQEMLEKLNALRNEGHLCDVTIRVQDKLFLAHKVVLACCSEFFRSKLVGRPEEEEKFVLDLHHVTVSGFAPLLEYAYTSTLSISTENIIDVLAAASYMQMFAVASTCSEFMKSSILWSPGNNNNNNNNNMAAEKPHESAQESASSNCALTPLDGSVSPVSSDCSVMERNVPICRESRRKRKSFVTMASPESPLKCTTQIVTTSPQIPNPSPSFSDSTAQPVESSLAFPWTFPFGIDRRFHSDKSKLPESPRCLEQGAPGTSEVVVGRRLSDYLSCESSKAVSSPVPAEEEDVRVKVERLSDEEVQEASSQPVSASQSSLSDQQTVPGSEQVQEELLISPQSSSIGSMDEGVSEGLPSMQSTSNAGGHAEDDERLDGIQYPYHLYISPSARPGTNGPDRPFQCPTCGVRFTRIQNLKQHMLIHSGIKPFQCDRCGKKFTRAYSLKMHRLKHEGKRCFRCQICSATFTSFGEYKHHMRVSRHIIRKPRIYECKTCGAMFTNSGNLIVHLRSLNHEASELANYFQSSDFLVPDYLSQVQEEEEVLGVQYELEESQHHPVYPGSTSATSSSSSVQMPVISQVSSSTQNCESSSGFLSPEPLDPMEAQASLKMDADETAAMTEETKMDNSLGGSSPEVFEEVQQQHAQAKEMVSITIE